ttttgcacCTCAAGCTGTCTCTGGGAACAAGATTCCATTCGCTGATTGAATTCATGGCGCTTGGCTTCTAGTTCAGCATCAACCCTGTTCACTTCAGCTTCTTTTTTAAGGAGTAGTGTACGCTGAAGAGTGTTTAGACCTGTCTCGATAAGTTTGTCTCCTGACTCCTTGACGACAGGAAATGCCAGAgtgtcatcttcatcttctctgtACATACAGATGGATTGaggaccagaaaaaaattacaattttttatggTAGCTTCAGCATAGTTCAGCAGTGTTACTTCTGGCTCACCATTAACACATTCCATCCCACTGTCTGCCTGTCTGGTTcattgcaaataataataatgataataatgattcaTGATGTTATCACTTACGTTACTCTTTTATTAATGGGTGTCCTGGTCCACTATGCAAATTCTCTCTACCCATCTAGGAAATTtaccacaaacagaaataactaTTTTAATAATTCTATTATGTAATTAGCAGCACGCACTCTGAATTACAAGTCAGGTGTTCACAAAATGTTGCACACTGCGTCTGCTTTATAAACTGATTTCTCCAACCCTCATCTCGACTTTCCTATCACCAgggcacgcacacatacatgcttGTACTCCCTCCTTCCCCAAAATCTTCAGATGCTAtctaatttcattatttttttaattataaaacagCGCAAAACGCATCTATCGACCACCCGTGATTGCATGGTAAAGAACAGTTTGCTCGCGACGCGTCTAATCGAGTCTCGTAAAAGTTTGATGCTAGGCGAGCTCGGATGGTTCGTCTCCACAAACCTGTCGTGCAGCTGAGTAACGAAGACATTACGTTTACCAGTGTTGAGATCGAGCTTGTATGACTGTCCCGTTGACGCCATATTAAGCTGCTGATTACCGCACAAAATCTTTAAGCTCTCAGCTGATTACAAGTGCTCTTAACTCAGCGTAGCCATTTCTTAACAACCGCACGAAGCTTACTAGCGCACCTAGgtgattgtcacgtgacttccgtCACTCGACAAGTCCTCCAGCAGACGCTCTTTTCACTCGCATCGCCGGATGGAACAAACAATCTTATTTTATTCATCTGGCATGTGTTTTCATGTATTTGAAGGGGTCATTTTAATCGCGGACGTATAGAAATTCTTGCTTTAATATTACCCTTGCAGGCATTTGTGTTTACCCGTACTTTATTGGACAGAAAATAACATTACGTTTAGTTCTTGCATACGTGAGGACAGCATGTATGATCTGTGCCATCGGAATCAAACTGTATGTGCTTAATGTTGACAACATTATAGACGAACTCTTTTCACAGTAACCCTATACAAGCATAAACCAGTAGATGGCACGTGAAACCAAACACGCACCTTCCAAGTTGTGCTGAAGAACGACCGTTTTATCGCGTGATCTACACTACATGTATATATCATACAGTGTGTACCAATAATAAAGTGACTCAATGTTTGATCACATTTGCTAGGATCGTATGGTTGTTgctttgggggttttttttttctaaaagggAGCACGAGCATACACATATTAATACACACTTTCCCGCTTGCTTCATGTATGAAATATATCATTTCCTCTATGACGTTTGTGGCATGTGCATAATGTACAATCAATGGAGTTTGCCGGGTCAAGTTGGTTTTCAAGAGCCTGTTATCTTTGATTATCTGCGGATTTGCACAGGTGGGGCTAGGTCAACATGCATTGTTTCTTGACTCTTTCAAAACCATTAAACATTCAATGGAGTGAAGATAATTATAATCGAGTCTGAATTAAGTTCTCTCTCATTTAACAGCGTTGAACaatcttcaaataaaatcaaatcgaactttaatttattctttgtccGAGGAAatccaagacagaaaattttgttttgctcacaatcactataataataacaattataataaataataggcGGCTTGTACAACGCCTTATCCTCCCCTTTGCACCAGCTCAATGCGCTTCACAGCTAACAGATGGTTTGACGTAAAAATAATgtgacatcagaaaaaaatgacggtactccaggccaaaggtcagcgtctacacgcAGCACAAACACAATCCCCAGGCCAAATATCAAATATGTCAGATAAGCCGGAATACACTCCACAGCACATTCAACAAACGGCACCAGTGCCACTGGAACGACGAATTACGAGATCCATCACACAATATTCGCTGATCAACAAAGGTCAGGCGGATATGAAGGTCGCTAAAATACGCCGATCGTCAGGTCTGCATGTCGAAAAGGAACTATATAGCCACCGAAAAGGAGAAGGGGCTCCACATTCCACACGCACGGTGGCAGGCCCGTCAAAAACATACATAATCACAATAAGTCCAACACAaggaagacaagacaaaaatacaacagagctctgtcccctccagccagttaggtgaaTGGACATCCCTCTAacacagggatgcccaacctacggcccgcgggccatatccggcccgcgacgcggtgccatccggcccgcgaaacttctgtccacagtgcaggaaatcggcatgttagtaataaaaaaaacaaaaaaaacaaaaacgaaacaaaacgaaaaaaagggaagaagtatttatccctacgtccgaaatggatatggcccgcgacacggcgtccgaaatggatatggcccgcagtccgaaaaaggttgggcatcactgctctaacacataattatatataatatgtatatatatatacaacataatgGGCAGACATACATACTTATACAcgacattacacacacacaccttctcacatatacacatgaaCCTCCTAAGAAGAATGCCAGGTAATATGGTAGACCtacgagtccttgtgccttttatttaaGGTGATTAACTGCTGGCACGGAGGACCTTTGTTAGGCAGTTTTTTGCGCACGTGGCACATTGTAGCGCCTGCATGAGagcaacagctgaaagttggCATGGAGAGGTTGTttggtctgaaatgatgttatatgtcatctttctgactgcatgaaggtacaagtcaggaagtggcagctgtgatgcacaaataattttatttctctggtGGATCATCCGACTCTGGTcggccttgccttgtctttgacgagaaGGGGACCATCCTAGGCGGCGATGTCAAATGTGAGAATGCTCTCAACAAGCGTACTGTTGACAGattccagcaccccagagcagACGTTGAAGCTGTGGAGTTTCGTCAGAAGGTGCAGTCTTTATCTCAAGCGATAGCGAAAAAGCGTACGTGTCAATCATTAGTAATCGGTTGTTGAAACAAAAGCTGGTGACCTGCTTGTTTCATGACCCAATGGTTTCAACGATAAACTTTTGTCATCTAAGCTACGAGAATGCGAGCTGAAACAAGGTTTTCACTCCTCGAATATTAGGTCCGAATCAAATTGTAAAACTTCTATTTGTAGCTTTCTTAGTTGCCAAGCCAAGGAGCAAAAGTATACTTTAATGCTTCGCATCTGAAACTTTGAGCTACAGCTAATGAGATTTACccgtagatatatatatataccgtcTCTCCTCTTAATAACACTGGAGTTGGTTAGAAGTACAGGATACGGCTAAAAGAAATCGCCAGTATACTGATCAATTGGTTGATTTACGTATTTAGAAAATAGACAAATGTCTGCATACTTTGTATGGACGGAGAAAGGTTTCTGTTTAACTGGTGACTGCTTGTAATCTATATCTATAACAAGAAATGCACAGAAAATTCTGTATAAAATTGTTGGAGAGGAACATTTAGTGCTCCAGTCAATAACATTTGTTGTGGAAGAATTTCCAACTGTCCTATGACCCTAATCAGGAGCGAAAATTTCATTCTCGTCTGTATTACctgaaaaatacataaaaagtaaataaaactaaatccaaatgtgtatatatatatcattgtatatttttattctttgtgctCCTTTTTAAAAGATAAGACAGTGCGAAACTAGCAGGCGGCAGGCTTCCTAAAGCGCATTATCTGTAAGATTTATTTAGCCTCAACCACCAGTAATTTGTCACATACGCGTGGCGCGTTTACTCCACGTGAAGCCGTTCTTTCATCTACGATTATGAAGGTAAGAAACAACAGCCCATATTTATGTAGTTTACTTAATTTTGTTCGTCCAGTTTTCCCACGACCTAGATGCCGCACGCATATAGGGTTTATAATAGCCTCGATCAACTATATGTGCCACTTATTAAATTGTTTGCAAATCATGTCATACATAAACTTTACAACGTCGGTTCAATTGGCACGAAGCTGAGACTGGTGTCAGACTAATAACAGTTACTATTTCTGCAATgttcatgcacatacactcaaaAATGCTTTCAGTCCGTTAACTACAGTTAAAGTCGCTgttgtatatataataaaccCCATCAAAATCAATGGAGTAGACTTTTTCACAAAAACATCGTAACATTTGTCAGATTAAGGCtcaaaaacacttttgttttgacTCAGCGGCTGGCAGTGTTGGTGGTTGCGCTGTTGTCAGTGCACGCAGCAGTTCCGAGGAAAAACTTTATCTCGCGCTCCTTTCCTGACCAGGCTGAAGTCAACCATCTCGGGCTTGACCTCTGTCCCACATGCGTTGACTTCACCGACCAGACCATTGATATCATTCTTAACATAATTCTCAGTAAAGCAATGATTTCTccaaagacaaatattaaaataaattattgacgtAGAATGACTTTTAACTGTTCTTATTAAACagggaacaaaataatttttgtgtacaagttaactttatttaattcttcagcattgttctttttaaaatatcagacaTTTCAAAAAAGCCTTGCATATTACAAATTATCATTTGCTTCGCATGAcgttgacaaaaaaataaaaaaataaaaaaatcagagtgCTATAATTTCATGAGACTATTAATGGTCCTGCACAGATGCTGGCGTGGTGGGTACATGTGCGGATTTGTGTCAGCTGGTGGAGCAGAAGACAGGCAGTGAAGTAATCGGTGCTGTCTGCGACATCCTGTGTGATGTGGCGGGCATCGAAGAATTTGTCAACCTCATCCAGAAGTAAATACATCTGCTTCATATTAACTTAATTCGATCTAATATATAAATCTTAAATATTTACGAACTTAATATAGCGCGTCTAGAAATTTAGATCTAGGTCATTCACTAAATATTTTGTAGTCATATGACTTGATTTAGAAAATTCATGtctgactttatttttatatatatatttgccaGTTTCTAATTGCAACAGTATTTAGTTGTTGATTCCATGGTCAGCCATAGCAAATAAACATCAATGCTTCTTTTTATTGACACTAAAATATGTTGCAAATTTATGGTTACTTGTAGTAGAGAAAGTCTTGCAAATGTGTTAATACAAAACAATAATGCATGTACGGGGCAAAAATCTCAGtacaattacaaataatttatgtctGAGTTCTACATTCTTGTTCAAAAGGGCTGATCTAGATCCAATCTACTTCTGTGAACTGATCCGTCAATGTCCGATCTTTGACCAAGGTGATGCAAAGATCAAGGATCTTTCAGTTTCACCTCAAGTTGGACCTCAAGGTATGTAGGTATCGTGCAAGAAAGCTTTCATTAATTGATGAAATTTCTA
This window of the Pomacea canaliculata isolate SZHN2017 linkage group LG4, ASM307304v1, whole genome shotgun sequence genome carries:
- the LOC112563083 gene encoding countin-1-like, which codes for MKRLAVLVVALLSVHAAVPRKNFISRSFPDQAEVNHLGLDLCPTCVDFTDQTIDIILNIILNAGVVGTCADLCQLVEQKTGSEVIGAVCDILCDVAGIEEFVNLIQKADLDPIYFCELIRQCPIFDQGDAKIKDLSVSPQVGPQGHKTITFTIDSQNGTGTGELILFIETVDGIPVETGLLLEAQKPSAFPSPQSFALKAKPDPNCDPTQDFCEMWLPGNYTLIVDVCNGECGSKHPHSQVYDRKTANFTITE